From Pristis pectinata isolate sPriPec2 chromosome 43, sPriPec2.1.pri, whole genome shotgun sequence, one genomic window encodes:
- the g6pd gene encoding glucose-6-phosphate 1-dehydrogenase — protein MGKGGWNRVIVEKPFGKDLETSNKLAEHLASLFREDQIYRIDHYLGKEMVQNLMIIRFANRIFGPVWNRDNIASVVLTFKEPFGTEGRGGYFDEFGIIRDVMQNMMQMLCLVAMEKPASTSSDDVRDEKVKVLKSVPEIRMENVVVGQYVGNPEGQGEAQKGYLDDPTVPKGSTTPTYAAVVLYIQNERWDGVPFVMRCGKALNERKAEVRLQFKDVPGDIFHSQSKRNELVIRVQPNEAIYTKLMTKKPGMFFNPEETELDLTYGSRYKDVKLPDAYERLILDVFCGSQMHFVRSDELQEAWRIFTPLLHKLESSKVLPVPYVYGSRGPPEADELMKKVGFRYEGTYKWVSPHRL, from the exons ATGGGCAAGGG GGGTTGGAACCGTGTCATAGTGGAGAAACCCTTTGGGAAGGACCTGGAGACCTCAAACAAACTGGCCGAACACCTCGCTTCGCTCTTCAGGGAGGACCAAATCTACCGCATCGATCACTACCTGGgcaaggagatggtgcagaaccTCATGATTATCAG GTTCGCCAACCGGATCTTCGGCCCCGTGTGGAACAGAGATAACATAGCTTCCGTCGTGCTGACCTTCAAGGAGCCGTTCGGGACGGAGGGGCGAGGGGGTTACTTCGACGAGTTTGGGATAATCCG GGACGTGATGCAGAACATGATGCAGATGCTCTGCCTGGTCGCCATGGAGAAGCCGGCCTCCACCAGCTCTGATGATGTTCGGGATGAGAAG GTGAAGGTGCTGAAGAGCGTCCCGGAGATCCGGATGGAGAACGTGGTGGTGGGGCAGTACGTGGGGAATCCCGAGGGGCAGGGCGAGGCGCAGAAGGGATACCTGGACGACCCGACTGTCCCCAAGGGGTCGACCACGCCCACCTATGCCGCCGTGGTGCTGTACATCCAGAACGAGCGGTGGGACG GTGTTCCCTTCGTCATGCGCTGCGGGAAGGCGCTGAACGAGCGCAAGGCGGAGGTCCGGCTGCAGTTCAAGGACGTGCCGGGCGACATCTTCCACAGCCAGAGCAAGCGTAACGAGCTGGTGATCCGCGTCCAGCCCAACGAGGCCATCTACACCAAGCTGATGACCAAGAAGCCCGGAATGTTCTTCAACCCCGAGGAGACCGAGCTCGACCTCACCTACGGCAGCCGTTACAAG GACGTGAAGTTACCAGATGCTTACGAGCGGCTGATTCTGGATGTGTTCTGTGGCAGTCAAATGCACTTCGTCCGAAG TGACGAGCTTCAGGAAGCCTGGAGAATATTCACCCCACTCCTTCACAAGTTGGAGTCTTCCAAAGTCCTGCCTGTACCTTATGTGTACGGGAG CCGCGGACCCCCAGAAGCCGACGAGCTGATGAAGAAAGTGGGTTTCCGTTACGAAGGGACCTACAAGTGGGTCAGCCCCCACAGACTGTGA
- the LOC127566556 gene encoding uncharacterized protein LOC127566556 encodes MVSAQEGGASRVEALPPQLSSYIHRCGDGGVGRDAPNSDLLLIEGQADGGGQGAPEDLAEVAADEGVEKGVEGAVERGQAEAEEHPVPGNGLGEGLEKAADIVGEPADDKGRHHGHDEADGLPGLGEAVPPQLPANQEVAGDHDRHGEAEAPRRDGSLHPSCGIGPRYPMMGLCGDALRLKSFKFPGVNITNSLSWSNHVDATVKKAHQRLYFLRRLKKFGLSPLTLTNFYQCTIESILSGCITAWYGNCSAQDLKKLQRVVDTAQRITDTSLPSLDSVFTSRCLGEAASIIKDPTHPGHPLFSPLPSGRRYRILRTRTTRLKDSFYPTVIRLLNGSLIR; translated from the exons ATGGTGAGTGCCCAGGAGGGCGGGGCCAGCAGGGTGGAAGCTCTGCCTCCTCAGCT ATCCTCTTACATTCATCGCTGTGGTGACGGTGGGGTCGGGAGGGATGCTCCCAACTCCGACCTCCTCCTCATCGAAGGCCAGGCGGATGGAGGCGGCCAGGGAGCGCCTGAAGACCTGGCGGAAGTCGCGGCCGACGAAGGCGTAGAGAAGGGGGTTGAGGGCGCTGTTGAACGAGGCCAAGCCGAAGCTGAAGAACATCCAGTCCCAGGGAACGGGCTGGGCGAAGgcctggagaaggctgcagatatTGTTGGGGAGCCAGCAGACGATAAAGGCCGCCACCACGGTCACGATGAGGCGGACGGGCTTCCTGGACTTGGCGAAGCGGTCCCTCCGCAGCTCCCGGCAAACCAGGAGGTAGCAGGCGACCATGATCGCCACGGGGAGGCCGAAG CCCCACGGAGGGATggttccctccacccctcctgcGGGATTGGACCCAGGTATCCGATGATGGGACTGTGTGGAGACGCCCTCAGGTtaaagagcttcaagttcccaggagtgaacatcaccaacagcctgtcctggtcaaatcacgttgatgccacggtcaagaaagctcaccagcgcctctacttcctcaggaggctgaagaaatttggtttgtcccctttgactctcaccaacttttaccaatgcaccatagaaagcatcctatctggatgcatcacagcttggtacggcaactgctctgcccaggacctcaagaaactgcagagagttgtggacacagcccagcgcatcacggacaccagcctcccctctttggactctgtctttacctctcgctgccttggtgaagcagccagcataatcaaagaccccacccacccgggtcatcctctcttctctcctctcccatcgggtagaagatacaggatcctgaggacacgtaccaccaggctcaaggacagcttctaccccaccgtgataagattattgaacggttcccttatacgatga
- the LOC127566611 gene encoding C3a anaphylatoxin chemotactic receptor-like: protein MSLSGDRSNSTPGGNLSSSDPTPGDLSIPWTAPTVLSVIICTLIFLLGVPGNGAVVWVTGFKLKRGVHTVCFPNLAVADLTYCLILPFLVALLFLQGLWHLDHLLWMVLLSAVTLNMTASIFLLTLISISRCLAVTRPIWFRQHLPLAWVRTACFGIWSLAFLTCLPDLLIEQIVSYLGDDTGVTLKVTWTVLTFGLPVAIMVACYLLVCRELRRDRFAKSRKPVRLIVTVVAAFIVCWLPNNICSLLQAFAQPVPWDWMFFSFGLASFNSALNPLLYAFVGRDFRQVFRRSLAASIRLAFDEEEVGVGSIPPDPTVTTAMNVRGSDPGRSRDLYKE, encoded by the coding sequence ATGTCGCTCTCCGGAGACCGGTCCAACTCCACCCCCGGTGGGAACCTCTCCTCCAGCGATCCCACCCCCGGGGACCTCAGCATCCCGTGGACAGCGCCCACCGTCTTGTCCGTGATCATCTGCACCCTCATCTTCCTGCTGGGCGTCCCCGGCAACGGAGCGGTCGTCTGGGTGACGGGCTTCAAGTTGAAGAGGGGCGTCCACACGGTGTGTTTCCCGAACCTGGCTGTGGCggacctgacctactgcctcatcCTGCCCTTCCTGGTGGCCTTACTCTTTCTGCAAGGACTCTGGCACCTAGACCACCTCCTCTGGATGGTCCTCCTCTCCGCCGTCACACTCAACATGACGGCCAGCATCTTCCTCTTGACCCTGATCAGCATCTCTCGCTGCCTGGCCGTCACTCGGCCCATCTGGTTCCGCCAACACCTGCCCCTGGCTTGGGTGCGTACAGCCTGCTTCGGGATCTGGAGCCTGGCCTTCCTCACCTGCCTGCCCGACTTGCTGATTGAGCAGATTGTCTCGTATCTCGGGGACGACACCGGGGTCACGTTGAAGGTAACTTGGACCGTCCTCACCTTCGGCCTCCCCGTGGCGATCATGGTCGCCTGCTACCTCCTGGTTTGCCGGGAGCTGCGGAGGGACCGCTTCGCCAAGTCCAGGAAGCCCGTCCGCCTCATCGTGACCGTGGTGGCGGCCTTTATCGTCTGCTGGCTCCCCAACAatatctgcagccttctccaggcCTTCGCCCAGCCCGTTCCCTGGGACTGGATGTTCTTCAGCTTCGGCTTGGCCTCGTTCAACAGCGCCCTCAACCCCCTTCTCTACGCCTTCGTCGGCCGCGACTTCCGCCAGGTCTTCAGGCGCTCCCTGGCCGCCTCCATCCGCCTGGCCTTCGATGAGGAGGAGGTCGGAGTTGGGAGCATCCCTCCCGACCCCACCGTCACCACAGCGATGAATGTAAGAGGATCTGATCCGGGGCGGTCCAGGGATTTATATAAAGAGTAA